The sequence CGGCACCTCCATCGATTCGCAAGATACGCTGGCTTTTAGCATGCACAGCGGCGTGCGGTCCATCAGCGAGACATTTCCCTTCGAGCGCGTCGCGGAAGGCTACGAGCGAATGATGAACGGCAAAGCACGCTTCCGAGTGGTGCTGACCATGGAGTAAGCCATCACCACAAGTACTTGGCTGCGCACCGGCGCTGCGGGGCAAGTCAGCCGCAGCACTTTATTCATTCGCAGCTCTATGCATCGCGGCCGAAAACAACCAAGCACATGTCGTCGCTTTGCTCGCGATTGTTGGCGTGGCGCTTCACGTCGTCCAGAATGGCACGGCCCAGCGTTGCGGCATTTTCTGCAGCCAAGCTTTCTTGTTCTTTTAGCCGTTCGAGCGTGTACAGCTCGTTGTCGGGATTGAGTGCCTCGCTAATGCCGTCGGTGAACAGGGTGATCATTTCGCCAGGAGCCAGCGCAAGTTCGACGGAATCGTAAGTAATGCCATCGGTCACGCCCAACGGGAGACCGGCGATTTCTGGCGCGAGCTCTTCAACCTTTTCTGGTCCGCGCCGAATAAACGGCGGCATGTGGCCGGCGTTGACGAGGGTGACTGTGTTCGTTTTGGGGTCTAACAAGACGAGAACAAACGTAGCAAACCGATCTTCCCAACCGGCATTGCAAAAGGCTTCGTTCATGCGGTTCACCGCCAGGGCGGCGGTGGGTTCGCTGGCAAGACAGTAGCGCACTTCCGCGGACAGCTTGGCCATGACCAACGCCGCGGCCACGTTTTTGCCGGAAACGTCAGCCAGCACCACGCCCACTCGGCCATCACGCAAGGTCACGTAATCGTAAAAATCGCCGCCTACTTCATTGGCCGCTTCATAGAAATCAAAAAACTGATAGCCCTCTACCTTAGGCGGTGCGGACGGAAGCAGCACTTGTTGCACCTTGCGAGCGGCGTCCAGGTCCGCCTGAATGGCTCGTTGCTTTAATTGCGTCTCGTGCATTCGGGCGTTATCGATGGCAAAGGCTGCCTGCGATGCCACGCTGGCCAACACATCTAAATCATCGTTCGTGAACCGGGCCCGTTGATCGAGCGTGTCGATTTGAATTACGCCCAATACGTTTCCTTCGCCGGTGACCAGCGGCGCACACATCATGGAGCGAATGCGAAAATCGGCAATGCTTTGGCTCAGCTCGAAACGGACATCGCTCGCGGCATCGGCCGAAAGAATGGCATGCCGCTGCTTCACGACCTCGTTAATAATCGTCCGGCTCATGCGCGCGCCTTCTTCCTCTTTTCCCTTGCGCTGCTTGAACGCCTTGGGCAATAAGCGCCCCTCGGGCGTGCACAACACCACAAACCCGCGATCGGCTTGCCCGAAAATGTTGAACAAGCTGTCGAGTACTTTGGGAAGAATTTGCTCCAGCGCCGTGGCCTGACTAAGATTTTGCGTAATTTCGATCAAGGCCCGCAATTTGGTTTCCGGATTGACCGTCAGCCGAGCGGTATCGGTCGGGGAAGCCAGGTCGATCTTCCACATGACCGTGCTGCTGCGGCTGACCTGAGCATTATCTTCGGCGACTTCAAACGGATGATTCTCCTGCGCTCCGTCGGCCTGCACGCCGGCGCCAACTGCCGCGGACTTTAGCGCATGGTCTAAATGAAAAGCCAGCGTGTGGTCGCAAATTTTCAGTTCGTCGCCATCGTGCAACGGTTGCGGTGCAAGCACCAATTGGCCGTTCACCTGCGTGCCGTTGCGGCTACGCAAATCTTCAATGACGTATTCGCCGTCGACAAACAAAATTTGCGCATGCTGGCGGCTGACAGCCCCCTGGTCCAGAACGACATCGCATTCCGGATGCCGTCCCAAAATCGATTTTTGCGGCGGCAGGGTGAGCCGTTGACCGGCCCGATCGCCATTCAAATATTCCAAAATGGCCATAAACCCACGCCGTTGGAAATTGTCGTAAACTATTCGGGCGTGGCTCCAGCCGATGCACCGCAGCCAAAATAAGCCGTGAACCTTGCTCGCCCTGTAGGCCTCGATTTTACGAAGGCCAGACCGAAACCGTCAACCGGCGGGGTAAAACGGTCGTGCGACAACTCGAGCCAGCCGAAATGTTTCCGCCGGGCGCGTAATCAATATCCCGCTAGCGATAGAACGACGCCGCCGTCAATTCTATTGACGAGGCCCGGTGGTGGCCTTACGCTTAAATGCCCTGCGGCGAAATCTTATGGAGCTGCGGCAAAATCCTGGGGAATAGTGTAACGGTAGCACGCATGCCTCTGGAGCATGTTGTCTAGGTTCAAATCCTAGTTCCCCAGCTTAAAAACACTGATAAATACGGCAAAAATGACAACGCATCGCTAATCCGTATAACATCAGTATAACACAATTCGACACCGATTGCTTTGCAATATGCAGTGTGGCTATGACGCCGGAAGAAGTGCTTGGTCAATGCGTCGAGAAGATGGAAACGGCATATAGCCTCGCCAAGGATAGAGGAACTGACGATCCAATCGTTTTGGTTCTAGATGTCCGCGACTCAGACGCGAGACGGACAGCTACTATTCTGGCGGGCGATGACGCGGTAGCTCAGGCGCTATCACATTCTGACAGCCAAAATACCCTTCCAACGCTCGTTACAGGCATTCCAAGGCAAAACGCCATAGAGATTTGCGGACAAATCGACGAAGCGATTGCCAATTGGCTGAAAAAATCGGTGTCACCGGAGGGTGAATTTATTGCCGTTTGCATTTCTGACGGCAAATGCAAATGCCGTAGCTTTCGCGCACCATAATTGCCGCTATCACTATTGCTGCGGCGGTTGGGGAGCAGGCATCTGGGGAAGCGGCGATGTTCCAGTGTCTGAGCTATTCGATTGCGGGAATTCTATCTGGCCTTCTCGCGGCACCAGTGATTTTGCTTTTCCATGCAATCCACCGACACCAACAATACC is a genomic window of Pirellulales bacterium containing:
- a CDS encoding SpoIIE family protein phosphatase, whose protein sequence is MAILEYLNGDRAGQRLTLPPQKSILGRHPECDVVLDQGAVSRQHAQILFVDGEYVIEDLRSRNGTQVNGQLVLAPQPLHDGDELKICDHTLAFHLDHALKSAAVGAGVQADGAQENHPFEVAEDNAQVSRSSTVMWKIDLASPTDTARLTVNPETKLRALIEITQNLSQATALEQILPKVLDSLFNIFGQADRGFVVLCTPEGRLLPKAFKQRKGKEEEGARMSRTIINEVVKQRHAILSADAASDVRFELSQSIADFRIRSMMCAPLVTGEGNVLGVIQIDTLDQRARFTNDDLDVLASVASQAAFAIDNARMHETQLKQRAIQADLDAARKVQQVLLPSAPPKVEGYQFFDFYEAANEVGGDFYDYVTLRDGRVGVVLADVSGKNVAAALVMAKLSAEVRYCLASEPTAALAVNRMNEAFCNAGWEDRFATFVLVLLDPKTNTVTLVNAGHMPPFIRRGPEKVEELAPEIAGLPLGVTDGITYDSVELALAPGEMITLFTDGISEALNPDNELYTLERLKEQESLAAENAATLGRAILDDVKRHANNREQSDDMCLVVFGRDA